GCGGCCTTTGCCCTGAATGCATGGGCCGTGGACCCGGCACAGGTGGACGACTTCCAGGACGGAACGACGATGGGCTGGCAGGAGGGCGCGGTGAGCCCCAACCCGCCGGTGAACGTGCCGAACGGCGGGCCCGGCGGCGCCGGTGACGCCTACCTGGAGAACACCTCGTCCGGGGGCAGCGGCGCCGGATCGAAGATGATCATGTTCAACAACGCCCAGTGGACCGGGGACTACGTCACGGCAGGCGTGTCGTCGCTGCAGATGCACTTCAACAACCTCGGCGCCACCGACCTGCCGATGCGGGTCGCGGTCGAGGGCGCCGGCGGCGGCCGTTTCGCGAGCCTCGACCCGATCGTGCTGCCGGCCGGCAGCGGCTGGCAGCACGTCGTGTTCGACCTCACGGACGCCGCGATGGTCACGGTCGGTGGCGCGCAGACCTTGGCCCAGGTCCTGGCGAACGTGATCGAGCTGCGGGTCCTGGCCTCGAACGTCCCCGACTGGAACGGCTCCTCCCTGATCGCGGTCCTGGGCATGGACAACCTGGCCACCGGCGCCTCCGTCTTCACGAACGGCTTCGAGAGCGGCGACACCAGCGGCTGGTCGCTGACGGTGCCGTAGCCCGGCGTGGACGAGCTCCCATCGTGCCGGCGGCAGCCGCACCGGCCGGCACGCTGTCCCTCGCGCCGGCGGCGGCACTGTTCGGGCGATGCCGGCAGGGCGCCAGGCCGCTGCCTCGGTCATTGACCGCGCGCCCCCCCGGACTTCAATCGCGCGGGAGACGCCCGAGCCGTGGTAGTGTGGCGCTCCCCGCCGGCGTCCCAGGCCGCCAAGCTCGGACGCGGGCATGATGCAGGCGGGACGACGGGAGAGAGCACGATGAAGATTCGGAACCTGGTGCTGATCACGCTGGCCGCCGCGCTGGTGGCGGGCAGCTCATGCTCGAACGAGAAGGGCACGGGGAACGGCTCCCCGGCCACGGCCCAGGCCCCGGCGGCCGCGGAGACGTCGCCGAAGCCGGCGGCCGGCGGCACCTTCGCCGGCAAGGTTGTCGAGACCATGGATGCAGGCGCCTACACCTACGTCCGGGTCGCGGCCGGCGGCGAGGAGATCTGGGCCGCCTCCAACCGCTTCGCGGTGGCGGTCGGCGAGCAGGTGGTCGTGCCGCTCGACATGCCGATGGAGAACTTCCACAGCGACACCCTCGACCGCACCTTCCCGGTCATCTACTTCGCGGGAGCGATCGTCCGCGAGGGCGAGCTGAGGCCGCCGTCGATGCCGGCCGGGCACCCGCCGATCGCGGGCGCGGGCTCGGACCACAGCCAGGCGCCGGTGCCGGCCGTCGAACCGGCGGCGGGCGGCATGACGATCGCCGAGATCTGGGCCGGCAAGGATCGTCTCGCCGGCTCGACCGTCAGCGTGCGGGGCCGGGTGGTGAGGTACAACCCCGGCATCATGGGCACCAACTGGGTGCACCTGCAGGACGGCAGCGGCAGCCCAGCAAACGGCACCCACGACCTCGCGGTCACCACGCCGGCCACGGTGAGGGTCGGCGACGTGGTCACCGCGACCGGCGCGGTGTCGGTCGACCAGGACTTCGGGGCCGGTTACACCTACCCGGTCATGATCCGGGAGGCCGCGGTCGTCGCCGACTCGCTGCTCTGATCCGCTCGGTCACTCCGCGGTGGTCGGCGGCGAGAGCCCGACCGCGGTCGCCACCCCGGAAACCGAGCCTATGTGGAGCGGAGCGCCGCCTTGACCCGCGCCGGCGTCAGCGGCATCCGCAGCACGCGCGCGCCGACGGCGTCAAAGACCGCGTTGGCGATCGCCGCGCCGACGACGATGATCGCCGGCTCGCCGCCGCCCTGGGGCGGATCGTCGGGCGCGTCGATGATCACCGTCTCGATCGCCGGCAGCCAGGAGAAGCGCGGCAGCTCGTAGGTGTCGAAGTTGCGATCGAGCACCTCGCCTCCCCTGAAGCGCACCTCCTCGGCGAGGGCGTAGCCCAGGCCCATCGTGAGGCAGCCCTCCATCTGGATGGTGGCACCGGCCGGGTTGACGCAGAGGCCCATGTTCTGGGCGCAGACCAGACGCTCGACGCGGATCCGGCCCGAGGCGCGGTCGACCTCGACGTCGGCCGCCAGCGCGACGTACGTCCCGGCGTCGATGCCGAGCGCCATGCCCTGGCCGCGGCCGCTCGGCGCCTTGCCCGGCCGCCACGAGAAGCGCTCGGCCGCCGCCTGCAGCACGCCTCGCATCTTCGCGTCGGTCAGGTTGCGCAGCCGGAACTCGACCGGGTCGAGGCCGGCCGCGGCCGCCAGGATGTCGATGTGCGACTCGCGGGCGAAGGTGTTGGTGTTGTTGCCCGGCGCCCGCCAGGCGCCGGTCGCGAACGGGTGCGACCCCGGCACGCCACGCCAGCCGCCCGGAGCGGCGAGGGTCCGATGGTGCGGGATGTCGTAGAACTGGTCGGCGCCGCGATCGCCGGCGAAGTAGACGAGGTAGTCCCAGTAGGAGATGCGGCCGGCCGGCGTGACGCCGGCGTCGATGGTCACCACCGCCGCCGGCCGGAATGTGTCGTAGAAGAACTCCTCGGCCCGGGTCCAGGCCACCTGCACCGGCCGGCCGGTGAGGCGGGCGAGCCGCGCGGCCTCGATCGCCTGCCGGTTGGCCGACTTGCCGCCGAAGCCGCCGCCGAGAAACGGCGGGACCACCCGCACCCCGTCCTCGGGCAGGCCGAGCGCTTCGGCCGCCTCGGCCCGCAGCGGGTAGGGCGTCTGGGTCGACGCCCAGATCGTGAGCCGGCCGTCCTCCCACGCCGCGAGGGCAGTGTGGGTCTCGATGGCCGCGTGGGCCCGGTAGCCGTCGTGGAAGGTGCGGCGGGCGCTGGCGGTGGCGGAGGCGCGGCCGGCCGCGAGGCTGCCGCCCTCGGCCACGGTCTCGCCGGGTGGCGCCACCTTGACGAGGTGGTCGAAGATGCTGTCCTGGTCGACCGTGGAGGCGGGCGTGTTCCACTGCGCCTTGACCTGCGCCAGCGCCTGCTCGGCGCCGTCGGGCGTCGGGTGCAGCACCGCCACCAGGTCGGCGTCGCGAATCACGGTCGCGCCCTCGACGGTGGCGACGCCGGCGACGTCGATGCTGCGCAGCGTGGCGCCGTGCGCCGGCGGCCGCACCAGCCGCGCGTAGAGCATGGCCTCGCGCCGGATGTCGCCCGCGTAGGCCGCGCGGCCGGTGACCTTGACCTCGGCGTCGCGGCGCCGCACCGGCCGGCCGACGACGTCGAGCTCCGAGACCTTCTGGAGCGGGGCCTTGCGGCCAAGACGCCGGCCGATCGCCTGGCCCTTGGTGAGCTCGGCGTAGCCGATGCCGCGGCCGGGATCGGCGGTGTCCACGACGCGGCCCTGCCGCGCCGCGAGCCGCTCGCGCGGCGCCTCGAGGCGCTCGGCGGCGAGATCGAGCAGCACCTCGCGGGCCTCGGCGGCGGCCGCGCGCAGCGCCGGGGCGAAGAAGCGCGTGGTCATCGAGCCGAAGGTGCCCATGTCCCAGAGGCCGAGGTCGGTGTCGCCCATCGCCATGTCCACGACCTCGAGCGGCACCTCCAGCTCGTCGGCCAGCGTCTGCGCGAGCGACGTGACGACGCCCTGGCCCATCTCGATCTTGCCGGTGAAGCAGGTGACGCGCCCGTCCTCGCCGATCCGCAGGAAGGCGTTGAAGTCGTCCGGCAGCTCCCGGGCCAGCGACACCGGCGCTCCCTCCTCCTGGAGCGCGAGCAGGTCGCGAGCCGACACCGCAACCACGATCCCGCTGCCGAACAGAGCCAAGAAGCGGCGGCGGCTGACTGCGGACGGCGGGTCGATGTCGAAGAAGTGCAGCAGCTCGTCCCGGTGGCGGCTCATCG
The sequence above is drawn from the Thermoanaerobaculales bacterium genome and encodes:
- a CDS encoding molybdopterin-dependent oxidoreductase; translation: MSRHRDELLHFFDIDPPSAVSRRRFLALFGSGIVVAVSARDLLALQEEGAPVSLARELPDDFNAFLRIGEDGRVTCFTGKIEMGQGVVTSLAQTLADELEVPLEVVDMAMGDTDLGLWDMGTFGSMTTRFFAPALRAAAAEAREVLLDLAAERLEAPRERLAARQGRVVDTADPGRGIGYAELTKGQAIGRRLGRKAPLQKVSELDVVGRPVRRRDAEVKVTGRAAYAGDIRREAMLYARLVRPPAHGATLRSIDVAGVATVEGATVIRDADLVAVLHPTPDGAEQALAQVKAQWNTPASTVDQDSIFDHLVKVAPPGETVAEGGSLAAGRASATASARRTFHDGYRAHAAIETHTALAAWEDGRLTIWASTQTPYPLRAEAAEALGLPEDGVRVVPPFLGGGFGGKSANRQAIEAARLARLTGRPVQVAWTRAEEFFYDTFRPAAVVTIDAGVTPAGRISYWDYLVYFAGDRGADQFYDIPHHRTLAAPGGWRGVPGSHPFATGAWRAPGNNTNTFARESHIDILAAAAGLDPVEFRLRNLTDAKMRGVLQAAAERFSWRPGKAPSGRGQGMALGIDAGTYVALAADVEVDRASGRIRVERLVCAQNMGLCVNPAGATIQMEGCLTMGLGYALAEEVRFRGGEVLDRNFDTYELPRFSWLPAIETVIIDAPDDPPQGGGEPAIIVVGAAIANAVFDAVGARVLRMPLTPARVKAALRST